DNA from Rubripirellula lacrimiformis:
TTGCTGCGTCAACAAATCAGTGAATCATCACTCGATGATGCGGCAGCCACGGGCCACAAATTGAAGGGCATGTTCAGCACGTTTGAAACGGGATCTCCCGTTGCCGAACTGCAGGACGTGATCCAAGTTTGCCGATCGGGCGATTCGGCCGCCGCCCAGTCGATGTTCGCAGGCCTGGAACCTGACCTGAATGTCCTGTTGGGCGAACTAGAACTGCTATCCACTTCCGATGACCCATCTTCGATGGATCGCTCGTCGTGAATCGGCTGGCCAAGGAATCATCGGATCGTTCTAGCCAGTTGGTGCGAGACACGTTGACCCGGATCGCGCTGGTAACCGCATGCGGATTGGCGATCGCGATTGGGTTCTTTGCCCGTGATCTGTGGATGCTGATTTTCGGGGCGGCCTTGGTATCGGTAGTGATCAATCGGTCGGCACGCATGCTAGGGAAAATCACACCCGCATCCTGGACGGACCAGTTTCGTGTCGGTCTGATTCTGTTGATGCTCGTCATCGCCGCCGCGATCACCGCGGTAACCTTCGCCAATTCGGCCAGTCAACAAGTTGTCACGTTGACCGACCGAATCAGCGATTCATCCACCGAATTCCTGCAGTCCGTCCGTCAACATCCGATCTACCAACGCTTGCAACCTGCGGCCGAAAATCCCGACGGTTCGACCATGATCACCAACGCGATGCCCGATTCGGGAAAGTCGCTGGGAATGTTGCGATCGCTGTTCACGTCGACCTTTGGTTTGATGACAGATTTCTTGGTCCTGGTCATCCTTTCGGCGTACTTTTGTGTCTCCCCATCGGTTTACCGCGATGGTGCGTTGAAGTTCTTGCCGGTCGATTGGCGGGACCGGGCTCGTGGCTTGATGACGGAAACCGGCGACACCTTGTCGCGATGGATGGTCGGTCGATTGATCGCAATGTCCTTGGTCGGCATTTGTTTTTCAATCGGATTGGCAGTGATCGGGATTCCGATGCCGATCCAGCTTGGAATCTTTGCCGGCCTAGTCACGTTCATCCCCAACCTAGGTGCGTTGGCAGCCGTCGTCCCGGCGTTGCTGTTGGCGTTCAGCCAAAGCAATACAGCCATGATCTCTGTGATCGCTTTGTACGGTGCTATCCAGTTCGCCGAAAGCTATCTGATCACGCCGCTAGTCCAACAGCACCAGGTCGCTTTGCCACCGGCGATCGTGATTTTGTCACAGATCATGGCGGGCATCCTTTTCGGATTCTGGGGCATCGTCTTTGCGACCCCGCTGGCTGCTGCGGCGATGGTCTGGATACGTGGACTGTATTTGCAGGACTACCTTCAACAGGACTCGCAATAGCGTCGGGTCGGCAAAACACTTTGGCTAGCACCCAGTGCGTCGGCAGGTAAACGAAAGTCGGTAGCCCCACCATCAGAAGCGTCAGCCATGCCCAAGATGGCATCGAAGTCTGTGGCTGCGCGTCGTCCATGCCAAACACATAGTTGATGTTGTGTGGCTGATTGGCAAAGTCCAATTCTGCTCCCGCTGGCGGCATCAGGAAATAGCACACCAACATCAAACCCCACGCGGTGATTGTCCATGCTTTCAGAGCCCGACGGTCGTAGCCAATGCGCGCCAGGATGAACAACAGCAGGATCGGCAACCAGAAGTGAAAGAACGATAGTCCACGGGCAAACAACGATATCCCGTCGTCAAACATGTAGCTTGTCATCCCGGTCACGGGCAATCCAGCGATCTGGCCCAAGAAGTCCACCTGCCACAGCACCTGGGGGACGGCGATTCCAACCGCCGCCATCGATGCAAAGATCGGACGTTCCGTCCAAATTCCAATCACGGCCAAGAACAACGCAACGTCGCAGTAATACAGAAAATTCGTGGCCCCGTACTCGCGCCAATAGTACGGCACCAAGACTGCGACGAACGCGGTGAACAAAACTTTGGCGGCCATCGGCAGACGACGTGTTGATTGGTCGATGTGCCGGCCAATGGATGGGGTGTCGCCTGCGGGGAAGGCGTCCATCGGATTTCCGACTCTCGTTTCGTTCATCTTGTTCCGCCCGCCCGAAGTAGAAATGGGTGTCTCTGGATCGTCGACTAACTGCTCTAAAAATCCAGAGCCTACGCCGCTGGGACGGCTGCGCAGAAAAGTGGCTGCCAACGCCGAATTCGTTCTGGCAGCAGTCCGAGGATGACTTGTTGCGGCCGCGGGGGCGGGCTACAGTGGCTTAGCCACCGCCGCTGCTCACCACGAGGTCATCTGTTGCAAACCGAACGAATCCCCGTCTACGAGCGACTAAACGACCGGCTAAGGACGGCGCTTGGGGACGACTATCGCTGCGGCGACAAGTTTCTGACCGAACGAGAAATCAGCCACCAGTTTTCAGTTAGCCGCGCCACCGCCAACAAGGCTCTGGCCAGTTTAGTGTCCGAAGGGTTGCTGGAATTCCGCCGTGGGATCGGCACCTTCGTGCGGCGTGATGCGATCCACTACGACGTGCGATCCTTGGTCAGCTTTACGGAGAAGGCCAGGGCAGCGGGAAAAGTCCCATCGACTCAACTGATCTCGTTCGACCGTGTCGATGCCGGCCAGACTGACGCGATGGTGTGCGAAGCATTGGGCGCGTCGCCAGAATCCAAACTATGGCACATGCAGCGACTTCGCTTGGCAGATGGCTGCCCAGTCATTCTGGAACGCCGCTACATCAACCAATCGCGATGCCCCAAACTGACCAAGGCCCAAGCGGCTGGGTCGTTGTACCACGCCTTGACCGAGAAACATTCGTTGGCGATCGCTGGTGCCGATGAAATCATCCGAGCGGTTTTGTTGACGGCAAGCGACGCAAAACAGTTGGGCGTCCCGGCGAATTCGCCCGCGCTCGAAGTCGTGGCGGTCGGCTTCATTGACGACCGTGATTCGTCGCCACTGTGGTGGGAACGAACGCTTTACCGTGGTGATCAGTACGAATTCCACAGCCGGCTTGGCCCGATACGTACGGCCACACCGGCGCAAGGACGGCTGCGTCAAACCAAGTGATCGAAATCGACTGAAAAACACACTGCATCCATCGAAGCCCAAAGGAACACTCGCCCCGTGAACACTCAACCTTGCGCCGCCGTTGTCGGAACTGGATTCATCGGCCCCGTCCATGTCGAGGCTCTGAAGCGAGCCGGCGTCCAGGTAACGGGCATCCTGGGATCGTCACCCGCAAAGTCGGTCGCTGCGGCACAATCGCTTGGTCTACCGCGCGGTTACCAGTCGTTCGACGAAGTGCTGGCCGATGAAACCGTCGACGCGGTGCACCTGACGACGCCCAACCGTTTTCATTTTGAACAGGCGGCCGCATGCTTGCGATCTGGCAAACATGTGATGTGCGAGAAACCACTGGCGATGAACTCCGCACAATCGCAGGAACTGGTCCAATTGGCTCGGCAATCGGGGTTAGCCGCAGGCGTCGCGTACAACATTCGCTTCTATCCGCTTTGCCACGAAGCAGCAGCGAGAGCCCGAACAGCAGACTTTGGTGACTGCCTGCACATCACCGGATCCTATGTCCAGGATTGGCTGCTGAAACCGACCGACTACAACTGGCGTGTCATCGCCGAAGACGGTGGTGAACTGCGGGCCGTCGCGGACATTGGCACTCACTGGCTTGACCTGGTTCAGTTTGTCACCGGACTTCACGTTCAATCCGTGTGCGCGGATCTGCAAACCGTACACGCCACGCGTCAACGTCCTACCGGCGAAACCCGATCGTTCTCTCACAGCAACGATGCAGCGACCCACCCGGTGTCGATCACAACCGAAGACGCTGGATGCATCCTGTTGAAATTTTCGGACTTAAGTCGCGGTTCGCTACATGTATCCCAGACGACCGCAGGCCGAAAGAACTGTTTACGATTCGAGATCGCCGGCAGCGGACAATCGCTGGCCTGGGATAGCCAACAGCCCAATTCGCTGTGGATCGGCCATCGCGATCGCCCCTCGGAAACCCTGATTCGCGACCCTGCCTTGATGTCACCCTCGGCAGCCCAAGTCACCAGCTATCCCGGCGGCCACAACGAGGGTTTTCCCGACACATTCAAGCAGCTATTCCGCACGTTCTATGCCTCCATCGAAGCCCACGACTTTGGCCCGTCACAGAAGTATCCGATGTTCATCGATGGACACCGAGAAATCCTGCTGTGCGAAGCGATCCTGCAGAGCCATCGCCAACAGGCCTGGGTGGACGTTGACCGTTTCGAAGATTAGCCGCGTTCATCCATCCCCGTTCGCTACACCTCCTTGGTTGCCCCATTCCTGAAAGATTTTTCATGCAAGATTTCACCTATCACGATGTCTCGAAGATGATTGATCACTCGTTGCTCAATCCCACTCTTTGCGTTGCGGATCTAGAATCCGGCATCGAATTGGCGATCGCTTACGACGTTGCAAGCGTGTGCATCATGCCATACCACCTTCGTCGTTGTGCCGAGCTGCTGGCGGGCACAGACGTCCAGCCATCCACCACGATCGGATTCCCACACGGCGGGCACACCACGGCCATCAAACGCGCCGAAGCATCACGTGCCGTCGATGATGGATGCCAGGAACTGGATATGGTGATCAACATTTCCAAGACGCTCTCCGGCGACTGGGACTACGTCCAACAAGACATTGCGGCTGTGATCGAAGTGGCCCATGCAGCCGATCGAAAGGTGAAAGTGATCTTCGAAAACTGCTACCTTCGTGATGATCAAAAGATTCGCCTGTGCACCATCTGTACGGATTTGAAAGCCGACTGGGTGAAGACGTCGACCGGGTATGGCACCGGCGGCGCGACCCACGACGACCTAAAATTGATGCGTCAACATTCCGGCGATCATGTTCAAGTCAAAGCCGCCGGTGGCGTGCGGGATTTGGACGCCCTATTGGCTGTTCGCGAACTAGGCGTGACGCGGTGCGGCGCAAGCCGAACAGCCGAAATGATGGACCAAGCACGCCAACGCTTGGGTTTACCGACCATCGATGTGAAAGCGTCCGGATCAGCCGGATACTGATCACCGGCAGCGCCGGATTCCCATCACCCCGCACGGATCATCCCAAGGCGAACACGAAGAACCGAGTCTTGAATGGTTCACGATCACGAACGTTGTTGGTGATTGCGGCCTGCGCATTTGGTCGAGCTTTCAACGGCGATGGCGAACCGCTGGCAGTGAGGCCACGGGCGACGAAGAATGCCGGGGCGCGAACGCGCCCACGGCTCACTGAATCAGCAGGCTGCTGATCACTTCGAATCGGTGATGCAGTAGACCTTGGTCAAGGTGCGGATCAACAGTTTTCCGCCCACCACACTGGGCGTGGCGATGCACAGTTCGTCCAGCGGATTGGTCGCTAGGATTTCAAACTCGGGGCCTGCTTTGACCACATACGTCAGTCCATCTTCGCTTAAACAGAATACTTTGCCGTCGTAGGCCCAGGGCGACGCGGTGAAGGATCCCTTCGGCGAAAAGCGTTGTTTGCCGTAGACTTCTTCGCCCGTCAACGCGTTGTGGCACGTCATGAATCCTTGATCGTAGACGGTATACAGGTAGTCGCCGTACACGATTTGCGTGGTGTTGTAGGCCGAGGCCTGGGGCTGATACCACTGGATGAATTCGCTGTTGCTGAAGTCCCCGTCACTCAAGTCCCCCTCACTCAAGTCCCCGTCGTTGGCAATATCCCCGCTGGCCCCTGGCAGAATCGCAAACGTCGGGCGATGCGTGTCGCCGACATATCCCGATGACACGTAACACATCCCATGCGCCGCAAACGGTGACGGGATCACCAGGATCGACATATCCCCGTCGAAGCTCCAAAGTTCGTCGCCCGCGAGCGAATAGCTGCGATTCTTTTGTTTCCCGGGGACCACGATTTCGGTTCGCAGGTCGTTTTCCCAGATGAACGGTGTGGCCCAAGATGCGGTTTCCGATCGCTCGGTTCGCCATCGCTGTTGGCCGGTCTTGGCGTCCAGTGATGTGATCCAGGAATCTTCCTGGTTGTCGTACACGACGATCACTTGCCCATCGTGCACCACCGGCGATGATGCGGCGCCATAGTCCATGTTGGTCTTCTTGGGATCGATCATCTTGGACCACATCAAGTCCCCGTCCAAGCTGTAACAAAACAACCCCAAGTCACCGAACAACACAAACAACCGCTCGCCATCCGTCGCCGGCGTCTCGGCCGCATAGGAACTCTTGGGGTGCCGTGGCACCAGAGGACGCCCAGTATGCGATTCGCGTTTCCAAATCTGGTTTCCGGTATTCAAATCCAAACAGTACACCATCCAGTGGTGAATTCCCTTGGCTGGATCTCGCACCCCCTTGCCCAGGTACAATCCACTCTTCGGTTCCACATTCGGCTCGTCCGCCACCACCGACGAAACGAAGATTCGATCACCAACCACGATGGGGCTGCCCCAACCCTGGCCCTCGACATCCGCAACCCATGCAACATTGTCCTCGGCATTCCACTGCGTTGGCAGCCGGGGATGGTCATCCGCGACGCCCGTCGCATCGGCACCACGAAAACGCGGGAAGGTATCGTCCGACACCCCCACCGAAGCCAGACAAATCATCAGTCCAAAAACAAAGGTTCGCATCTCGGATTCCAGTTTGGCACAGCGTTGGCAAATCAACATGAACATCGCATTCTAATAGACTCGGGCGGCACCCACCTCCGCCACCAGACCAGATCGCAGACGAATCGACACCGACCATGGCCGGACCGCACGACACACCAGGGAACACTCGATGCCCCATCCCACGGACACAAGCCGCCGGCACGGCGTTCTAGGCAAATCCGTCCGCCGCGCATGTGACGCAGCATTCGCCACGATCGAACGTGGCCGGCGACTTCTGGGCCGACCGCCGGTGCGAAGCATCTCGACCGAAGAAGTTCGCAAAGCGACCACAAAACACGGATCGCCCATCGTGTTGGTGGATGTTCGCGACGATTCGGAACAACGGGTATCCCGAATCCCAGGATCGATTTCGCTAAAAGAATTCAACGCCGCCCCGAACCGGCATCGCGGCAAAACGATCGTTCCCTACTGCACCATCGGCGGACGCAGTTACCTGTTTGCCCGCCGATTGGTCGCCAAGGGGTTCGACGCCCAAAACTATCGCGACAGCATCCTGGGGTGGGTCCACTGCGGACTGCCCCTGGAAACCCCAACCGGACAACCCACCAACGCGATCCACCCCTACTGGTCGATCTTTCAAGTTCCGGACGCTTACCGCGCGCAAAAGTGACGACCCAGGATATCACCGTCGGATACGTCCGCCCGGAGGGGGAGAGGCTTACTTCGATAGGTGAGTGACAAACCAATCGACCATCGCTTCGGTTGCTTTGCGAGCATCCTCGCCACCGAATCCATGACCGGCATTTTCGAACTCGATCAGATCGCTGGTCACGTTCGCCTTCTGAAACGCGGCCTGGATATTGCGGCTGTGAAAGATCGGAACCAGTTCGTCCTTGACTCCCGCCAACAACAAGGTTGGCGGATCATCCGGCGACACATGCAGTAGCGGCGAATCGACTTCCGCCGCTTGTTGATCGATTTCCAGTGCCGGGAACCCACCATACGCGGCCAACCGGTCGGGGGCGTCTTTGGCCATCACTCGCAAATCGGTCGGTGCCACGTACGCCACCACCGCGTTGACCCGGTCGCTGATGTGTTCGATCGGATCCTTGGATTCGGCGATGCCGTCGTCCGATGCTGTCCCCAACATCAACGACAGGTGGCCACCGGCACTCATACCGAACACACCGATTCGATCCGGATCAATCTTGAATCGTTCGGCGTTGGCGCGGATGAATCGAACGCTGCGGCGAACATCCGCGACCGCTTCGGTGATCGTGAACCGAGGGCTGCTGCCATGTCGAACGGCGAACACGGTAAACCCCTTGTCCGTCAGCGGGCGAAACATGTGCTGGGACTGTTCCGGCGGCGACCAACCGGAATACCAACCACCGCTGACCATGAACAGCACTGCCGCACCGTTGGCATCTTCTTGGGGCGTGAACGCGTCGCAAGTCATCGCCAACCCGAGCTTATGCCCGTAAACGACGTCGGGCGAAATGATGACGTCGTCGGCGCTGCCCCGCGGCGACATTGCGATCAACAACGCCGCTGCACACAACTGAAATGGAACTCGCATTTTGGACCCTTTGGGTTGGAAAGAACGGGGACTCACTAGAACACCATCACCGAACCGATGTGTCGATTGAATTTGTACCGCTTTGTAGAATAGCCGGGTCTTTGGTAGCACCCGATGGCTCGATTCACTACTGTAAAAGTTGCGGCATGACGATGGCCCATCCTCGTGATCGCGACTGCGAAACAACAACTTTTCTACGGAATGATTCGTGATGACCGTTCGCGCAGCCCTCCCATTGCTGATTGCCTTCATCGCCACCGCTTCGATCGGGGTCCAGCAACCGTCTGCGGCTCAGCCACCCACGTCCCCCGATCTGTCGCTGGCTCCGGTTCGCCAAGGACCTGAACCCATCCAAGGCGGTGACCACGGCGTTGGCAAACGGGTTGCCGATGCGACTTTGACCGACCTAGCGGGACGGCCTCATAGCCTGGGCAAGCTTGCCGATCAGAACCGCGCGGTCGTGATCGCCATGACCAGCAGCAGTTGCCCGCTTAGCAGAAAGTACCTGCCAACACTCGTCGAACTTTCAAAACAGTACGGTGACGACATCGCTTGGGTGATCGTCAATCCGATCGCCACCGACCAACCCGACGAGATGCAGGCCGCCGCCCAACAGTTCGATCCCGACGTTATCTACGGGCACGACCGTGACGGAAAGTTTGCCGCTGGCATCGGCGCCCTGACCACCACCGACGTGATCGTATTGGACCGATCCCAAACGATCCTTTACCACGGCGCGATCGATGACCAGTACGGCTTCGGCTACTCCATCGCGGCACCACGGCATCGGTATCTGGCCGACGCCTTGTCCGCGATCAACCAAGGCCAGAACCCGACCGTGGCTGCCACCAAGGCACCCGGATGCACCCTGTCCCATGATCCCCAAGCCTCTGCCACAGCCAGCGACCTGACGTATCACAATCGGATCTCGCGAATCACTCAGCAACACTGTGTTGGCTGTCATCGTGATGGCGGTGTCGCACCTTTCCCGCTGGTCACCTTTGACGACGTGTCGGCGCATGCGGCAATGATCCAGCAGGTCGTTCAAGGCCAGACCATGCCGCCCTGGTTCGCCGCCAAATCGGCAAACGCGACTGACCGGTCACTGTCGCCTTGGGCAAATGATTGCTCGCTTGCCGAAACCGAAAAACGTGACCTCCTGGATTGGCTGGCCGGCCCGATGCCCGAAGGCGATCCCAACGACGCGCCGCAGGCGAGGCAGTTCACCAGTGATTGGCAAATCGGAACACCCGATGCCATCTTTCAGTTTGACGATCCCCAGCCGGTGAAGGCGACCGGCGTGATGCCTTACAAGTATGTCGAAGTGCAAACCGACATCCCAGAAGATAAATGGGTGCAAGCGATCGAAGTCAAACCAGGTGACCGAAGCGTCGTTCATCATGTGCTGGTCTTTGCCCAAGGTGCCGGCCAAAAATCCGATGAACGCGATGGATTCTGGGGGATCTATGTACCGGGCAACAGTTCGCTGATCTATCCCGATGGATTTGCAAAACGGCTTCCCAAGCAAGCCAAGCTACGGTTCCAAATGCATTACACGCCCAACGGAACCGAGACGACCGATCGGACCAGCATCGGAGTTGTCTACGCAAAACATCCTCCGCAACACGAGGTTCACGTCAAAGGCATCTACAACGACAAGATCAACATCCCCGCAGGTGCCAAGAACCATCCGGAAGTGGCAACGTTGCCTATCCCCACGGACGCCCGCGTGATGGGCTTCCTGCCGCACATGCACCTGCGTGGCAAGGCCGCTCGTTACGAACTGATTCGCGAAAGCGAAACCACCACGCTGTTGGACATTCCTCGTTACGATTTCAATTGGCAATTGCTGTATCGCTATCGCGAACCGCTGTTGTTGCATCCGGGCGACATGATTCGCTTTACATCATGGTACGACAACAGCGATCAAAACCCCGCCAACCCTGACCCAACCAAGACAGTCCGTTGGGGGCCACAAACGTTTGATGAAATGCAGCTCGGCTATGTCGAATATTACCTACCGGGCACACAACCAGGCGAGGCAAACGGAAAGTCGGCTTTGGCAGGCGAGTCCGGTGGCCGCCGAGACCGCGGAACGGTTTTGTTCCGCCGGCTGGACGTCAACCAAGATGGCGTGATCACAAAGGCGGAAGTGCGCGAGCGGATGCCCAACGAACCCAACGCCGCTGGCCCGATCTTTGACCGGCTCGATATGGACAGCAACGGTGAACTCACACGATCTGAACTGGAAAAACTGAAATGAATCGTTCATGTGCAGCCCAGATTCCACATCGGCTCGTGAGTGTCTGCATCGCGATCACCTTTGCCGTCGCCAGCTCCGTCGGATCGAACCACCCCCTGTCGGCTCAACAGCAAACGGTGGACGATTCCGCCGCCCAAAGTACGGCCGATTCGCAGAGCAACCGATCGCAACAGGTGCGAACCTGGCTGGTCGATGGGGTCGAGCGTCAGGCAATCGTTTCGTTGCCTGCGGATTCGCAGACCCCACCCACTGCGTTGGTGTTCGTGTTCCATGGACACGGCGGCACGATGAATCGCGCACTCACCATGTTTGCGATGGACCGACATTGGCCGGAATCGATCGTCGTCAGCCCGCAAGGACTCCGGACGCCCGGATTGCTGACGGATTCCGACGGAAAGAAGCCCGACTGGCAAACGTCGCCAGGCCAACAAAACGACCGCGATTTGAAGTTCTTCGATGCGATGCTGGCCAGCCTGAAACAGGAACACAACATCGACCAGCAACAGATTTTCGCCACCGGGCATTCCAACGGGGCCGCGTTTTGCTATTTGCTGTGGGCCCTGCGCGGTGACACCCTCACCGCAACTGCGCCATCGGCGGGTGCCATCACACTGAAACTTCGCCGGCTATTAAAACCTAAGCCCGCGATGCTTCTGGCAGGAGAAAACGACCAGTTGGTGAAGTTCGCATGGCAACAGAGGTCGATCGAATTCGTGCGCAGACTCAATCATTGCGATGACCAACCAACGACGGCGGGGAACCTTCATACGTACCCATCCAAACTGCAGATGCCGCTCCAGGCGTACATCCACCCGGGCGGCCATCGGTTCGCCACCGAAGCAGCCCCGGCGATCGCAAAGTTCTTCCAAAGCCAATCCAAACCCGACACTCCGTGATCTCAGCAGACGGCGAAGAACCCCATCGCCAAGCTTTCAGTAGAACGGCCTTTCCAGGCCGTCTTCTTTCCGCGAAGACCGGTTAATACAGACAGCCCAAGCCGTGTCGACCAAGGCTCCGTCTGCGAAACGCAACCCAATCGATGCCCCCGTTTTTTAGCCGCGGGCGGTCCGGCGACGTCTCCAAACCGCAGCAATTCCAAGCGTCAGCAGGCCAAGAGTGGTGCTGGGTTCGGGAACCGCAACCACGCTGGAATAGAACACGCTATCCAGATAGATCACCGCATCGGACTGCCCACGAAACACGATCGAATCCACGGTCATGTTCTGGCCTAACACGCCATCGCCGAGGCTGCTGGCACCAAAGGCGGGCAGCCACAACGAATCGTTATTCAGCGACCATTGGTATTGGTGCCATTGTCCGTCGGCAATGATATCCAGGTAAGTCGACTGTTCGAGGTCAGCATTCGCAACATCGTTCTGCCATTCGTCAATCGTGATCGCAACGCGCAGATTGGCATCGCTAGCGACAGGTTCGGCAAGC
Protein-coding regions in this window:
- the deoC gene encoding deoxyribose-phosphate aldolase, whose translation is MQDFTYHDVSKMIDHSLLNPTLCVADLESGIELAIAYDVASVCIMPYHLRRCAELLAGTDVQPSTTIGFPHGGHTTAIKRAEASRAVDDGCQELDMVINISKTLSGDWDYVQQDIAAVIEVAHAADRKVKVIFENCYLRDDQKIRLCTICTDLKADWVKTSTGYGTGGATHDDLKLMRQHSGDHVQVKAAGGVRDLDALLAVRELGVTRCGASRTAEMMDQARQRLGLPTIDVKASGSAGY
- a CDS encoding rhodanese-like domain-containing protein produces the protein MPHPTDTSRRHGVLGKSVRRACDAAFATIERGRRLLGRPPVRSISTEEVRKATTKHGSPIVLVDVRDDSEQRVSRIPGSISLKEFNAAPNRHRGKTIVPYCTIGGRSYLFARRLVAKGFDAQNYRDSILGWVHCGLPLETPTGQPTNAIHPYWSIFQVPDAYRAQK
- a CDS encoding redoxin family protein; this encodes MTVRAALPLLIAFIATASIGVQQPSAAQPPTSPDLSLAPVRQGPEPIQGGDHGVGKRVADATLTDLAGRPHSLGKLADQNRAVVIAMTSSSCPLSRKYLPTLVELSKQYGDDIAWVIVNPIATDQPDEMQAAAQQFDPDVIYGHDRDGKFAAGIGALTTTDVIVLDRSQTILYHGAIDDQYGFGYSIAAPRHRYLADALSAINQGQNPTVAATKAPGCTLSHDPQASATASDLTYHNRISRITQQHCVGCHRDGGVAPFPLVTFDDVSAHAAMIQQVVQGQTMPPWFAAKSANATDRSLSPWANDCSLAETEKRDLLDWLAGPMPEGDPNDAPQARQFTSDWQIGTPDAIFQFDDPQPVKATGVMPYKYVEVQTDIPEDKWVQAIEVKPGDRSVVHHVLVFAQGAGQKSDERDGFWGIYVPGNSSLIYPDGFAKRLPKQAKLRFQMHYTPNGTETTDRTSIGVVYAKHPPQHEVHVKGIYNDKINIPAGAKNHPEVATLPIPTDARVMGFLPHMHLRGKAARYELIRESETTTLLDIPRYDFNWQLLYRYREPLLLHPGDMIRFTSWYDNSDQNPANPDPTKTVRWGPQTFDEMQLGYVEYYLPGTQPGEANGKSALAGESGGRRDRGTVLFRRLDVNQDGVITKAEVRERMPNEPNAAGPIFDRLDMDSNGELTRSELEKLK
- a CDS encoding GntR family transcriptional regulator, which gives rise to MQTERIPVYERLNDRLRTALGDDYRCGDKFLTEREISHQFSVSRATANKALASLVSEGLLEFRRGIGTFVRRDAIHYDVRSLVSFTEKARAAGKVPSTQLISFDRVDAGQTDAMVCEALGASPESKLWHMQRLRLADGCPVILERRYINQSRCPKLTKAQAAGSLYHALTEKHSLAIAGADEIIRAVLLTASDAKQLGVPANSPALEVVAVGFIDDRDSSPLWWERTLYRGDQYEFHSRLGPIRTATPAQGRLRQTK
- a CDS encoding outer membrane protein assembly factor BamB family protein, with protein sequence MLICQRCAKLESEMRTFVFGLMICLASVGVSDDTFPRFRGADATGVADDHPRLPTQWNAEDNVAWVADVEGQGWGSPIVVGDRIFVSSVVADEPNVEPKSGLYLGKGVRDPAKGIHHWMVYCLDLNTGNQIWKRESHTGRPLVPRHPKSSYAAETPATDGERLFVLFGDLGLFCYSLDGDLMWSKMIDPKKTNMDYGAASSPVVHDGQVIVVYDNQEDSWITSLDAKTGQQRWRTERSETASWATPFIWENDLRTEIVVPGKQKNRSYSLAGDELWSFDGDMSILVIPSPFAAHGMCYVSSGYVGDTHRPTFAILPGASGDIANDGDLSEGDLSDGDFSNSEFIQWYQPQASAYNTTQIVYGDYLYTVYDQGFMTCHNALTGEEVYGKQRFSPKGSFTASPWAYDGKVFCLSEDGLTYVVKAGPEFEILATNPLDELCIATPSVVGGKLLIRTLTKVYCITDSK
- a CDS encoding alpha/beta hydrolase family esterase, whose amino-acid sequence is MNRSCAAQIPHRLVSVCIAITFAVASSVGSNHPLSAQQQTVDDSAAQSTADSQSNRSQQVRTWLVDGVERQAIVSLPADSQTPPTALVFVFHGHGGTMNRALTMFAMDRHWPESIVVSPQGLRTPGLLTDSDGKKPDWQTSPGQQNDRDLKFFDAMLASLKQEHNIDQQQIFATGHSNGAAFCYLLWALRGDTLTATAPSAGAITLKLRRLLKPKPAMLLAGENDQLVKFAWQQRSIEFVRRLNHCDDQPTTAGNLHTYPSKLQMPLQAYIHPGGHRFATEAAPAIAKFFQSQSKPDTP
- a CDS encoding Gfo/Idh/MocA family protein, with amino-acid sequence MNTQPCAAVVGTGFIGPVHVEALKRAGVQVTGILGSSPAKSVAAAQSLGLPRGYQSFDEVLADETVDAVHLTTPNRFHFEQAAACLRSGKHVMCEKPLAMNSAQSQELVQLARQSGLAAGVAYNIRFYPLCHEAAARARTADFGDCLHITGSYVQDWLLKPTDYNWRVIAEDGGELRAVADIGTHWLDLVQFVTGLHVQSVCADLQTVHATRQRPTGETRSFSHSNDAATHPVSITTEDAGCILLKFSDLSRGSLHVSQTTAGRKNCLRFEIAGSGQSLAWDSQQPNSLWIGHRDRPSETLIRDPALMSPSAAQVTSYPGGHNEGFPDTFKQLFRTFYASIEAHDFGPSQKYPMFIDGHREILLCEAILQSHRQQAWVDVDRFED
- a CDS encoding alpha/beta hydrolase family protein, with protein sequence MRVPFQLCAAALLIAMSPRGSADDVIISPDVVYGHKLGLAMTCDAFTPQEDANGAAVLFMVSGGWYSGWSPPEQSQHMFRPLTDKGFTVFAVRHGSSPRFTITEAVADVRRSVRFIRANAERFKIDPDRIGVFGMSAGGHLSLMLGTASDDGIAESKDPIEHISDRVNAVVAYVAPTDLRVMAKDAPDRLAAYGGFPALEIDQQAAEVDSPLLHVSPDDPPTLLLAGVKDELVPIFHSRNIQAAFQKANVTSDLIEFENAGHGFGGEDARKATEAMVDWFVTHLSK